The Methylovirgula sp. 4M-Z18 sequence TTGAACGTCATCCAGATCGGCAGCGTGAAGCCGCGCTCCGTCGCTTCAGACCAAAGAAGCAGAACGTTCAATCCTGAGTACGGCAACCCATTGTGCCGCAGCGGGCGCGTCACGCGGCGACTAGCGTTTTCCGAATGCCATGGCTGCATCCATGGCCGAACGCCCTTTTCCAGATCAGCGACGATCTTTTCAGTTATGCGTGCATAGATGTCGCCGCGCGATTTGCCTGCTTTCCCTGTCATATCTCAAACCTCCGTTTCAAGGCCGCGCCCATCGCGGCCCGTCACGGAGGTCTTCTGCCGGGGCGATCAGGTGGGGTGCGCACCCGACCGGGGCCCCGGCGCGCTCGCGCGGCGGGGTGGTCATGGGCCGGAACGGGAGTGGAGGACGGCGCAGCCGTTGCGCAGGCCCACCGGACCCGGCAAGACCGACTTTCGGGACGGGTCGCGGGGAGCGCGCAGCCATCCTTCGTTCCCGTCCCCTGCTCTCTCCTGCGCGGGAACACCAGCTGCATGGAAAAAGCCGGCCCCGCAGGAACCAGCCTCCTGCGCAACCGAGATCGCGGGGCGAAGCCGGAGCCTCGCCCGAGGGGCGGCTCAACCGAAGGCCGCCATCTGCATTTCGGCGGCTTTGCGGTCGAGCGTCGGACCCGGATTCTCGACAGGACGCTCGAACGGCTTCCAGCGCTCGCCGACGACCTGTTCGTACGCGGCCACAGCACCTTCGGCAGCCATCAGGAGCGCGTGGGCTTGAACGCCCATCTCGGCAGCGAACTCGCGTTTGCGCTGTGCGGCGCTCTGGAACCCGACGGGGCCATCGAGGTCCTCGTCACGAGCGTCATTGGCGGCCTTGGCCGTCAGATCGCGCGCCTCGGTGACGGCTCGGCTGTAGAATTGGCCAGCGCCATGGGCGGAGCCGACATAGGCGCCGACGATGCGCTGGAGGTGGATTTGCATCGCGCGTTCGCTTAAGCCTTCGCCGAGTGCGCCAGCGGTCTCAATGATCAGCTTTTCGTGCTGATCGCGAATGCCGTCACTGTCGAGGACGGGAAGGCCGAACCGTTCGGCGATAAGGATGCCCTGCACCGCATCCGGGCACGAAAGCCGGACCATTTCGAGGGTGGTGCTCTTTCGTGGCGGGATGCCGCGGGCGGTCTGACGAGGTGTGCGAGCGGTTTTGGCCATGGTGAATTCCTTTCTCGGTTGCAGTCCCGAGGTCTACGCGGCGTTCGCCGGCGTCCCCTCGGGTGCGGTCAAAAGGAACCGGCGCCAACCGGACGCCTCAAGGTCCGGACTTTGCCAGGCGAGCGGATCGGGGTTGCGGCCGAGCAGGGCTTTTTTAGCCCTCGCGATGGGCGCGGCCGCGATCCGAGAGATCGGCGGAGGCCGGCCGCCACGCGGCGCGGCACGCGGCCTTGAAGCGCACGGTCGACGGTTCAGACCGCAGCAAACCCGAGGGGATGCCGGTGCACCCGGCACCAATCTGACATGCAACCAAAGGAGGAAAGCGCTGGACACCGGCCGCGCGTCCCGGCTGACCGGCTATCCACGGCAGGTGACGACGAGGTTCACCGATCGGACTCGGACGTCACGACGCTGTCGTCCGATTGCGGCCGACAAAGCTCAAGCGGTCTGTCAAACACCGCGTGCCGATCGGGATCAATCACAAAGCCGAAGCGCCCGGCCTCGTACTCATCGGAGGGAACGAGGAAGCGTCGTTCCTCCACCCCCGGCCCGCGTCTGCCGCCCGACATGGCGACGCATTCGACAAATCCCTTGTGCCGGTCGGACGCGAGCGCAGAGATCACGATCCAATCGTCGGCATGCGCTGCCTCGAAGGCACGCTGGTCCTTTGTATGGGATTCTCCGGGGTCAAGAATCGTGCTGAAGATCGCTTCCCAAGCATCAGGCCACCAGTCCTTGATGCTGCGCTCGGCGCAACGGCGTTCAAACGAGGTAAAGAGCTGCGGGAAGGTGATCGCGACGATCGCCCAGGCTCCGTCCTCTTCGTACCAGCCGCCTGGGGATCGCAGCAGTGGATGAACTTTGCGGTTGCGCGGAGCCGAGAGCTTGAAGCCACCATGACTGGCCGTCGAATGACATTCCACGCCCTCGGCATAGACGCTCGCCCCTTGCGACGTGCCCCAAGGGGTACGCGCGCGGGAATGAATTTCGCGCCGGCCCAGCGCCTTCTTCTCACATTGATGCTCGGCATTCTCCGCGATCCTCGCGCGAAATGCCGCCTCGTCGGCAAGTTCACCGCTATGGCCGTAGAAATCTGATCTGCGCCATTCGTTAAGCGGCCGGCCGATCCGCCAGCCGCTGGCGAGAAAGTGCTTTCCGTCACGTCCCGGCAGCATCGCGAAGGCCGTGTCGCCGACGCGGGCAACCGGAAAGTCCTCGGCGGAGCGGCCGAACTCGACCGGTGGGAACGTGATATCGTTGCCGCCTCGATTTTCGGAAAGGGAATGCGCATTCATACCGCCCTCCCCTCGACGACATCACCGATTGCCTCATCGGCAGAGACATCTTCCAGGACGGCATGCGGGTAGCCATGGCGCGACAGCCATTCCTCGGCTGCAGTGCGATCGCTGGCGAGATGCACGAGTTCGGCACTGGCGCCGGCACGATCGAACACCCGGACAGAACCGACTTCGGGCCGCTCGACGAGCGTGAAATCCAGATTCGAATCCAGTGCGAACGTGCGGTGAATGCGGATGGCAACGACCCCACCCGCCCCGAAATCCGCCTCATGCAGGGTAAAGTTCGCGCAGAGCGCGATATTGCCTGAGTTCCTCTCACCCTGTTTCCGGATCAGCCGGCCTCGGCTGTTGCGGTTGTGCCAGGCGACAAGTTTCTTGCGACGGTGCGCCGGCGGGCGCGGGATGCCGTCGGACCAGGCGATGATCGAGCCGATGGGCGCATTGTCGAAGATTGTTTGCGCGGACATGCTGTCCTCCTTTTTGCGCGGATGTGGAACAAAACCGCCGCCGGAATCACCGGCGGCGGGAGGTCGTTCGGATGTTGAATGAGTGCGGTGCTATTCAGCCGCATCCAGGATTTCGCCAGCCTCATCACGGCTAAGGTCACCGGCGAGCGGATCGACGCCTTC is a genomic window containing:
- a CDS encoding DUF7007 domain-containing protein — its product is MNAHSLSENRGGNDITFPPVEFGRSAEDFPVARVGDTAFAMLPGRDGKHFLASGWRIGRPLNEWRRSDFYGHSGELADEAAFRARIAENAEHQCEKKALGRREIHSRARTPWGTSQGASVYAEGVECHSTASHGGFKLSAPRNRKVHPLLRSPGGWYEEDGAWAIVAITFPQLFTSFERRCAERSIKDWWPDAWEAIFSTILDPGESHTKDQRAFEAAHADDWIVISALASDRHKGFVECVAMSGGRRGPGVEERRFLVPSDEYEAGRFGFVIDPDRHAVFDRPLELCRPQSDDSVVTSESDR